The sequence AGTGAATCTCACCATCCAATTCAATCATATTATCTTTAAGTTTTGCCCAATAACAAGCGGTATTTCCCCAATACAGGTAGGCCTGACCATCGTCGTCGATATAAACAGTTGGGTCAATATCATCCCAGCTGATTTGTGTTTTATCGGTGGTCATATCGTTTGTTATCAGTGCTTTTCCCAATGCGTCCTTAAACGGACCAACTGGACTGTCGGCAACAGCAACGCCAATTGATTTTCCCGGAATGCTACCATGTTCAACAGTTACATACCAGTAAAATTTTCCGTTGCGCTCTATTACCTGAGCTGCCCATGCATCGCCTTTAGCCCACTCGAAATCTGACGTTTTTAATGGTACAGGATGTTCTTTCCAGTTCACCATGTCGGTAGATGAATATACCAACCATTCATTCATTCGGTAAAAGTTGAAATCGTCAGGTGCTTCATCATGGCCTGCATAGAGGTAAACAGTGTTGTCGGCTACTAAAGCTGCAGGATCTGCGGTGAACTTATCTGTAATAATTGGATTATTGATTTTAACTTCTTTAATGGAAGTATCGGCGGTAGCTTGTGTCTTATCATCTTTCTTTTCCGAAGAGCAATTCCAAAGAATTGCACCCAACAGACACACTGCTAATAAGTTTGCTAATGATTTCATTATTCAGATTTTTTGCCCCAATAGGTTGCATTTAGGTTCTTCTCGGTTCCGGCATATACAAGCGTAACACGGCGTGGATTGGCTTCCCAGTCCACTTCGCGTTCAACACAAACAATTACATTGCCCAAGGTCAATTGCTTTTTGGTTTCGTCGTAACTCCAGTTACCCGTCAGTGCTCCCGACATTGTGCCGTCGGCCTTAAGGGTTAAAGCAGTGGCGCCAGATTGCTGCCTGTAATGGTATTCAAGATTGATATGCTCCCATGTTCCAACAAGTGAGTCTTTGGTTATGGTACCGTAATCAGGAACACCGGCGTAACGTTCTGGCAATGCAATTGGCCACAGGTTATCGGGTTCGCTAACCGAAGCCGGACACCAAACAATGCGACGAACGTGCCCCATCATAATGGCATTGGAGTAAGCGTTGCCACCAACGTTTGCTGGCAATCGTCCCTGCGACATGTAGAACCATTCGTCGGTATTTTCTTTTTGGAAGATGCAGCAGTGTGCTATTCCAACCCATCCGTAACTCTGATTGAATTTGTATGGGTGCGTTACTATTGGGTAGCTGTCTCCTTGTCCGTTGGTAAAGTTGCGTCCGGTAATGTCGTAGTATGGTCCTTCAATATTTGTACTTCTCACAACCCTTGTGTTGTATGGTACATCCAGCCCATCGTAGGCCATAAACAAATAGTAGTAACCATCTTTGTAAATTACCTCCGGAGCTTCGCTGGCTTGCCAACGATCACCATCTCTGCGTGTACCAACTCGCTGACCGTATCGGGCAGTTAGCTCGCTTGCATTGTCGGCCCAGGGATTCCCGAGCGTATTGAGCGGTTTTCCTGATGTTGGATCAAGTTGCAAAAGTGCAAATCCACTGTGCCACGAGCCATGTATCAGGTAATGTTCTCCACCGGGTGCTACTATATAAGTAGGGTCGATGGCGTTATAGTAGAAATAGCCACTCCAGTCGTTTGTGCTGGCCCGGCTGTAGTCTAAACCACGATCTGACGATGAAGTTGTAACGAAACCTTTGTCTTCCCATACTGCTCCGGCCGGATCGGTCGATTCGCACATTCCAATAAATGCACGTTCTGTCCAACTTCCATCAAAAGCTTCTGAAGTTGGATTGCCGGTTTTAATATAGTTGAAGATAACTACACTGTAATACATGCGAAGAATCTCTTGTCCTCCAACATTAACCTTACGCACTACCGGTGCCCAGTAACCGTACTGAATATCGTCTTCGGCAATGGTTTCCACTCCCATGCGTAAACGAATAGCGTTGAGCGAGTCGGCTACCCATTCCGGCGCATCATAAAAAGGTCCGCCTACCCATTCCCAATTAACTAAATCGGTTGAACGTTTACCTTGAAAATGGCCATGCCCTTCGTGAGCATTCCCGTACGAGGCATCGGTTGCGTACATGTAGTAGTATCCATTGTAGTAGGCAACTGACGGGTCGTGAACGTTAGCCAGATTCCACTTATTTCGGTTATCCCACGATGATATTGCCGAATAGTCGTCGGCGTAATCAGGAATGGTGAAATCATACCCGTTATCTGGATTTTCATCCGGATCCGTAGGCTTTGTTGTTATACCCGTAGGATCTAAATCATCGTCGCTGCACCCTACAATCGATAGAGTAGTTATGCTGATAAATAAAATCAGTAAATACTTAAGTTTCATGTCAAATCTGTTTTTGATTAAACGACTTTCTTATCAGCATACAAAAAGCACGCCGATAAGAAAGTCTCTGTCATTGAGATCGATTATTAGTCTAACTCAACAACAGGACGAACCTTGTAACCTTTTTCAAAGAAAGCAGGTCCATTATCTTCATTATTATTTGCCGAGTTACCAACAAGATTAGGATTGGCGTTAAGCGTATTTTGATAAATCGGGAAATATTCATGTCCTTTATAATAGTAGTCAAACGATGAAGCATCGGCGGTTTCAGCAGTAAGCTCTTCTGTTGAAGCTATTACTTCGCCTTCCTCATTCGTAGGGGCTAATAAATAATAGCCATGTTCTGTAAGCTGTTGCATGCGGCTGGCATCGTAAAAGAATCCCCAACGGATAATATCGATACCACGTCCGTTTTCGCAACCGAATTCTTTAGGACGTTCGACATTTGCAATTTGTTCGAACAGCGCATCAGCAGATGGGAAGTCGGAAAGTTGAAGGTCTTCAAGAGCAACACGATTACGCACTTCGTTAATGTAATTGATTGCCGTTTGTGTTGGTCCGTTCACTTCATTCTCGCATTCTGCAGCACGCAGTAAAACATCACTGTAACGCATCATTCGCAAGTTTACTCCACAATGCAATCCATTGGTAATGGAAGTATAAATGTTGTTTCTTGCGTTGGTAAACTTAGCAATTGATATACCACCCTGAGCCGTGTTCGACAAAGGAGTTACAGTTATATCTTGTTGATAAACGGTATTGCTGCGAGGATCCCCATTGGGATAAGCTGCTGTTTTTTGGCCGGTATAAGTGTCATACTCAGCCTCATGTGTTACCAGTGTCCAGTATAAACGAGGATCAAGACGACCATCAGTACAGTTCTCTTTTTTGAACAGGTTGTACAACCATGGAGAGCCTGCAAGGTCGCCCCAGCTACCCAAATCCTGAGAAGCATAGTTACTTTCTACAGCATGGCCCTGAGAAGCTTCAGAGGTTAATAGTTCAATAACCCACTCGTCTTCGGTACCACCTGTGCCATAATCCATAAACTGAATTTCGAAAAGGCTTTCAGAGTTGTTTTCAGTATCTTCCTTAAAGTTGTCGCCATAGTCGGCAGTAAGTGCATAGTGTCCGTATGTGCCGGCGATAATGTCTTTCAGAACAGGTAAAGCCTCAGAAAATTTATGACGGAACATTAAAGCACGAGCAAGGTATCCGGCAGCAGAACCGCTGGTAGCACGTCCCTGAGCCCATTCGCCACCTGCATCGCGCGATGGTAATATTTGCATCGCTGTTTTAAGGTCAACCTCTATTTGGTCAAATACCGAGTCTTGACTGGTGGTGTGTGCATACATGGTGTTGATGTCTGAATATGAATCATAGTCAGTAATCAGCGGAACGTCCTGGTAATAAGTAGCCAGTTCGTAGTATGCCAAAGACCGGAGGAAAAGGGCTTGTCCTTTTATCGCATTGTACGAATCTTCCGACATGCTAACATCATCAACTTTCGACAATACAAAGTTTGCGTGGTTTATAATGATGTAAAAGCTTCTCCATGGCCATTCGTCACCAATTCCAATAGTTCCCGGAGAATTGAAGTTGTCGTACTCCAAATACCACTGTTGAGATGAGTTCCATACTTCGTCGCCGCGAACAGCATCTAAAGTATAACCAACACGAGAAAATGTACCATCGTAGCGAAGCGGATTGTAGCATGCAATAATGGCCTCCTGAAGTTCTGACTCTGAATCGCCAAAATCGTAGGTTGTCTGATTATTCGGATTCACAACATTGAGATCGTCCTCGCAGGCAGTGAAACCTGCAAAAAGCACCAACATTGCTAGAATTATATTTATACGTTTCATAATATTCTCTATTTATTAGTTTAATTTTTTAGAATGAGAAGTTTACTCCAAACATTATAGTTCGTGGTGTTGGATAAGAAGCGTAGTTATAACCCGGAGTAAATGTACCTCCTGCGAAGTCTACGTTGTATCCTACGTACTTAGAAATGGTAGCCAAATTCTGACCAGATGCATACACGCGAACATTGTGAATATATCCTCCAAACAATTTGTCTGGGAAGTTATAACCCAATTCAATGTTGGCAAGTTTCAAGTATGATGCATCTTGCAGATAACGCTGGCTAAACATATCGTTTGTGATTGATCCTGTTGATTTATAAGCAACGCGTGGCACATCGGTGGCTGTATTTTCCGGTGTCCAGGCATTCAACAGGTCAACAGTTTTGTTCATCGCACCGTATGAGCTGCGTAATGTTACGTCAACAAAATCAACGGCTTTAAAACCTGCAGCTCCGTGAGCCGACACGCTTAAGTCAAAACCTTTCCATTCGGCACGTGCATTAAGACCAAAGTTTACATCCGGCAAACCACTTCCCAAAAATGTACGGTCGGCGTTTGTAATTTCACCGTCAGGTATTGGATTACCGTCTTCATCAAATGCACCTGCTATATCGGCGTATGCCACATCTCCCGGTTGTGCTCCGGGCTGATTAACGTAATTGCCTTCTGAGTTGATACGGTTGTCAATCTCTTCCTGCGACTGGAAGATTCCTTCGTAAACGTATCCATAGAATGAACCTACCTCACGACCAACTTCTGTGCGGCTGTTGCCATCGGTACGAGGTTCGTTTGAAACACCCAGCTTTGTTACCTTGTTACTAAGGGTAGATAAGTTGGCAGAAATATCAAACTTAACAGCATGTTGATGATTGTGGTAAGCAACCAGGAATTCCAAACCTGAGTTTTCCATTGTTGCCGCGTTCATCGTTACTGATGTGTTGGCAGCACCGGCATTGGTTGGAACTGCTACACTGTAAAGAAGGTCTTCTGATATCGATTTATACCAGTCGAAAGTAAATTCAAGTTTATTGTTGAACATACCCAGGTCGAGACCAAAGTCTAATGTTTTCTTCTTTTCCCAACGGATGGCAGTGTTTACGTAGTTTGTAATTGTTGAGCCGGTAACCTTATTATTATCAAAACTATAAGTGTAGTTACCTCTTGCCATAATATCCATGTACTGGTATTCGCCAATGTTCTCATTACCTAATTCACCATAGCTACCACGAACCTTCAACAGGTTGATAATAGATTCGTCAATAGTGAAGAAGTTTTCACGTTCGATACGCCAACCTGCAGATACTGATGGGAACCAATCCCAACGGTCATCTGAAGAAAGACGGCTTGAACCATCGCGGCGTACTGTTGCTGAAAGCAGGTATTTGTCATCGTAATTGTAGTTTACACGACCGATGTATGAGGCCAGTACGTGTTCGCTTTCGTAAGTTGATGCCGCTGTTTCTTCTGCGTTACCTACCTGTAGATAATATGGTTCCGGCATGTTAACACCATTACCTGAAAGTGTGTGGTAGAGTTCGCGCTCGAATGTTTGACCGGCAAGAACATTAACTGAGTGACGTCCGAATTTACCATCATAGTTTACCGTATTCTCTATAAGTGCGGCGCTATAGTTGCGATAACCTTGTGTTAGTTTCTCATTGCTCTTCGACAAATAGTTTGTTGTACTCTGTATAAAAGCAGGTACAAAAGTAAAGTCTTTTGCAATGGTTTTGCTGTACGACAAGTTAAGGTTGTAGCTTAACTTGTGATTTTCGTTCGCCTTGCCAACCATATCGAACAGATCAACATTAGCAGAACCTGAAGCAACGATACGGTCAACAACAGAGTTTCTGGTTAAAAGATTGTTGGTAAGCAGAACGTTTGTTGCACGAATGTCACCGTGAACATCGTCGTAATATGTACCATATCCGTATGAGTCGTAAGTGTATTCTGATGCGGCTGAAATTTTGTCGTCCAGTACCCATGTAGATTCATCGTAAGCCTTAATAGAAGGAGGTAAAAGCAGAACCGAAGCCATTACAGGAAACTGTGCTCCATAAAGACCCTGCACCCACTCGTTGGCATTACTAAGTGCCATGTTGTCCTGATCGCTGTGGCTATAAACGATGTTCGTTTTTAGTTTCAGAAACTTAACATCCATAGTATTGTTCACACGGGCAGTGTAACGCTCGAAATTAGGACCGGCACCTTCCATTGTTCCATCCTGGCTATAGTAGTCAAGCGCAATGTTGTAAGTATTGTTTTCGCCACCTCCCGAGAGGTTAACGTTATGATTCTGACGAATACCTGTTTTAAATGCTTCGTCGTGCCAGTTTGTATTCACTTCATTTGGATCTACATATTTTGGACTTGAAGGATTGTACCCTGCAGGAACATCAATGTCGCTGTTATTGTATGCCATGGTTACGTAATCAGCATATTGGTAGGCATCCATAACATCGTATACTCCTTCCTGAACCTTGTCGATACCAACGTAGCCTTTGTAGTCAATTTTCATTGGCTGGTTCTTCTTACCTTGCTTTGTGGTAATGATAACCACACCGTTTGCAGCACGCGAACCATAGATTGCGGCAGCAGAAGCATCTTTAAGTACCTGAAGTGTTTCGATATCGTTTGGCGAGAAATCGCGAATGGTTGTTCCCATAGGTACTCCGTCAACAACGTACAGAGGTGCAGTGCTACCGAATGAACCGATACCACGAATACGTACTACCGGATCGGCTCCCGGTTGTCCGTCAGATGTAATCTGAACACCGGATACTTTTCCCTGCAGCATGGTTGAGATGTTTGATTTGGATACTTTCTTCAT comes from uncultured Draconibacterium sp. and encodes:
- a CDS encoding glycoside hydrolase family 43 protein; this translates as MKSLANLLAVCLLGAILWNCSSEKKDDKTQATADTSIKEVKINNPIITDKFTADPAALVADNTVYLYAGHDEAPDDFNFYRMNEWLVYSSTDMVNWKEHPVPLKTSDFEWAKGDAWAAQVIERNGKFYWYVTVEHGSIPGKSIGVAVADSPVGPFKDALGKALITNDMTTDKTQISWDDIDPTVYIDDDGQAYLYWGNTACYWAKLKDNMIELDGEIHSVDLPNFTEAPWIHKRGDWYYLSYAYQFPEKIAYAMSKSITGPWEYKGILNELAGNSNTNHQAIIEFNNQWYFIYHTGGIQPNGGSFRRSVCIDELHYNPDGTMKRVIMTSEGIQ
- a CDS encoding arabinan endo-1,5-alpha-L-arabinosidase, whose protein sequence is MKLKYLLILFISITTLSIVGCSDDDLDPTGITTKPTDPDENPDNGYDFTIPDYADDYSAISSWDNRNKWNLANVHDPSVAYYNGYYYMYATDASYGNAHEGHGHFQGKRSTDLVNWEWVGGPFYDAPEWVADSLNAIRLRMGVETIAEDDIQYGYWAPVVRKVNVGGQEILRMYYSVVIFNYIKTGNPTSEAFDGSWTERAFIGMCESTDPAGAVWEDKGFVTTSSSDRGLDYSRASTNDWSGYFYYNAIDPTYIVAPGGEHYLIHGSWHSGFALLQLDPTSGKPLNTLGNPWADNASELTARYGQRVGTRRDGDRWQASEAPEVIYKDGYYYLFMAYDGLDVPYNTRVVRSTNIEGPYYDITGRNFTNGQGDSYPIVTHPYKFNQSYGWVGIAHCCIFQKENTDEWFYMSQGRLPANVGGNAYSNAIMMGHVRRIVWCPASVSEPDNLWPIALPERYAGVPDYGTITKDSLVGTWEHINLEYHYRQQSGATALTLKADGTMSGALTGNWSYDETKKQLTLGNVIVCVEREVDWEANPRRVTLVYAGTEKNLNATYWGKKSE
- a CDS encoding RagB/SusD family nutrient uptake outer membrane protein, which gives rise to MKRINIILAMLVLFAGFTACEDDLNVVNPNNQTTYDFGDSESELQEAIIACYNPLRYDGTFSRVGYTLDAVRGDEVWNSSQQWYLEYDNFNSPGTIGIGDEWPWRSFYIIINHANFVLSKVDDVSMSEDSYNAIKGQALFLRSLAYYELATYYQDVPLITDYDSYSDINTMYAHTTSQDSVFDQIEVDLKTAMQILPSRDAGGEWAQGRATSGSAAGYLARALMFRHKFSEALPVLKDIIAGTYGHYALTADYGDNFKEDTENNSESLFEIQFMDYGTGGTEDEWVIELLTSEASQGHAVESNYASQDLGSWGDLAGSPWLYNLFKKENCTDGRLDPRLYWTLVTHEAEYDTYTGQKTAAYPNGDPRSNTVYQQDITVTPLSNTAQGGISIAKFTNARNNIYTSITNGLHCGVNLRMMRYSDVLLRAAECENEVNGPTQTAINYINEVRNRVALEDLQLSDFPSADALFEQIANVERPKEFGCENGRGIDIIRWGFFYDASRMQQLTEHGYYLLAPTNEEGEVIASTEELTAETADASSFDYYYKGHEYFPIYQNTLNANPNLVGNSANNNEDNGPAFFEKGYKVRPVVELD
- a CDS encoding TonB-dependent receptor, translated to MKYLYLILLGLLAFSTATYAEGNDNADQVSMAQQDNITVNGKVVDESGESLIGATVVQKGTSNGTITDIDGNFSLSVPSDAILEISFIGYKSMEVNVEGKTALGTVTLVADMVGLEQVVVVGYGTQRKVDLTGSVAVVDADEMKKVSKSNISTMLQGKVSGVQITSDGQPGADPVVRIRGIGSFGSTAPLYVVDGVPMGTTIRDFSPNDIETLQVLKDASAAAIYGSRAANGVVIITTKQGKKNQPMKIDYKGYVGIDKVQEGVYDVMDAYQYADYVTMAYNNSDIDVPAGYNPSSPKYVDPNEVNTNWHDEAFKTGIRQNHNVNLSGGGENNTYNIALDYYSQDGTMEGAGPNFERYTARVNNTMDVKFLKLKTNIVYSHSDQDNMALSNANEWVQGLYGAQFPVMASVLLLPPSIKAYDESTWVLDDKISAASEYTYDSYGYGTYYDDVHGDIRATNVLLTNNLLTRNSVVDRIVASGSANVDLFDMVGKANENHKLSYNLNLSYSKTIAKDFTFVPAFIQSTTNYLSKSNEKLTQGYRNYSAALIENTVNYDGKFGRHSVNVLAGQTFERELYHTLSGNGVNMPEPYYLQVGNAEETAASTYESEHVLASYIGRVNYNYDDKYLLSATVRRDGSSRLSSDDRWDWFPSVSAGWRIERENFFTIDESIINLLKVRGSYGELGNENIGEYQYMDIMARGNYTYSFDNNKVTGSTITNYVNTAIRWEKKKTLDFGLDLGMFNNKLEFTFDWYKSISEDLLYSVAVPTNAGAANTSVTMNAATMENSGLEFLVAYHNHQHAVKFDISANLSTLSNKVTKLGVSNEPRTDGNSRTEVGREVGSFYGYVYEGIFQSQEEIDNRINSEGNYVNQPGAQPGDVAYADIAGAFDEDGNPIPDGEITNADRTFLGSGLPDVNFGLNARAEWKGFDLSVSAHGAAGFKAVDFVDVTLRSSYGAMNKTVDLLNAWTPENTATDVPRVAYKSTGSITNDMFSQRYLQDASYLKLANIELGYNFPDKLFGGYIHNVRVYASGQNLATISKYVGYNVDFAGGTFTPGYNYASYPTPRTIMFGVNFSF